The DNA segment TGTCGTAGATGCCGCTGTGACGATTGATCGCCACGCGCAGGTCGACCTCGTCCTCATAACGCTTCTTGGTAGCGGTGGCCAGGGCCAACTCCAGCGCCTCGAAAATCACGCCAGCCGGTACACCCTTTTCGTTGGATACCGACTCAACAACCAGCAGTACTTCTTTGCTCATCGTACGCCTCGCCTTTCGCAATCCATTGGATCCGCGGGATCCGCGTCTCAGTCAAAACGGGGAATGATGTTGGCCTTGTCGATCAACTCGATCGGCAGGAGGAACTCGCGGTCTTCGATGAGAACCACCACGTCCTGCTCCTCCACCCCGCGGAGAAGCCCCTGGAAATTGCGTCGACCTTCGAACGGAGAACGCAGCTTGATCTTGACCAGTTCACCGGCGTGGGCCGCAAACTGTTCAAGGGTGAACAGCGGACGATCCATGCCTGGCGACGATACTTCGAGGGTATATTCGCTGCTGATCGGGTCCTCGACATCGAGTACACCACTGATCTGCCGGCTGACCTTCTCGCAATCGTCGACCAGAATGCCGTTCTCGTGATCGATATAAATCCGTAGCAGCGAATGCCGCCCTTGAGACAGGAACTCGATGCCCCAGCACTGATAACCGAGCGCTTCGACTACCGGGGCCAACAAGGCCTGCAACTGTTCTAGCTTGCTCGACACCTGATCGCCTCTCGCATGCTGTGCAAATAAAAAATGGGCGAAACGCCCATCCCTTCAAACCGCCTGATCTGTGATCGGAGGTCAACTGTCCAGCTAGCAAAAAGCCCCTAAAAAGGGGCTTCGCGACTACTGGTTGCGGGGGCTGGATTTGAACCAACGACCTTCGGGTTATGAGCCCGACGAGCTACCAGACTGCTCCACCCCGCGTCAAAGCTGGTGCGAGAGTATACGGCCAGCACCTTGCGTGGTCAACCGAACATCCCGCCAAAAAGAAAGCCCGCATTGCTGCGGGCATCTCTTTATATGGTACCGAGGAGGGGACTCGAACCCCTACAGCCTATGGCCACTACCACCTCAAGGTAGCGTGTCTACCAATTCCACCACCTCGGCAAAACTTGCCTTACTTCTGCTCTGGAGCCTGAGGCACATCACTCGACTGAGTGGCCGGCTTCTGCTCTTCAAGCACCGGCACATCGTCAGCTGCCGGTTTTGCTGGCTGAACTTCGAGAGCCGCCGGATCCGGCAGACCTACATTGCTCAGCGCTTCAGCCTTTTCCTTAGCGAAATACGCTAAGCCCAAGCTGGTAATGAAAAAAACCGCGGCGAGTATACCAGTAAAGCGACTCAGAAAGGTAGCAGAACCCTGGCTTCCAAAAACAGTTGCCGAAGCACCCGCACCAAACGAGGCGCCAGCATCCGCGCCTTTACCCTGCTGAACCAGCACCAGACCTACAACGCCCAGAGCAACCAGCAAGTGAACAACAATAACGACAGTTTCCAGCATCTTGTCAGCTTCCTGCGGCGCGACAGATCGCACCGAACTCATCTGCATTCAGGGAGGCACCACCAATGAGCCCCCCATCGATATCCGGCATGCCGAACAAATCAGCCGCACTGGCTGCCTTCACACTGCCGCCGTACAGAATCCGTACACCGCGAGCCACCTCAGCATTCACCGCCGAAAGCTGCGCGCGAATCGCTGCATGAACCTCTTGCGCCTGCTGCGGTGAAGCTGTCAGCCCCGTACCTATCGCCCAAACAGGCTCATAGGCAATTACCGCTTGCGCAAACGCGCCCACACCAAGCCCTTCGATCACGCTTCCCAGCTGACGCCCCACAACCTCAAGCGTCTTGCCAGCCTCGCGCTCCTCACGGGTCTCACCGACACAAAGCACCGGGACCAGACCACAAGACTGAGCAGCAGCGAACTTGCGACTCACGATTTCGTCACTTTCGCCCAGAATCAGGCGACGCTCCGAATGACCAACCAGGACCAGCTTGCAACCCACATCCACCAACTGGCTCGCTGCGATCTCTCCAGTGAGGGCTCCCTGCACTGACTCTACCGCACAATTCTGCGCACCTACGGCAACTGACTTGCCGTCCAGGCCTTGAATGACCTGATTGATGTACAGACAGGGCGGCATTACCGCAACTTCAACACCAGAAGGCAAGGCCAATTGGCGCAAGCCCTTGATCAGCTCTGCGACGCTGGCGCGGGTACCGTGCATTTTCCAGTTACCGGCTACCAGAGGTCGGCGCATGCTTTATCTCGTCGATCAAAGTGGGCGCAGATATTACCCAAGAGATCTTCAACTAGCAAGACAAATCAAGCACATACCTCTTTCACGACCTTCGCCAGCTCCTCGGCATAGCCGCGCACGAGCTTCTCGTCGTCGCCCTCGACCATCACCCGCACCAACGGCTCAGTGCCCGACTTGCGCAGCAGTACCCGACCACGACCGGCCATCTGCTCGGTGACCCGCGCAGAAGCGTCCTTCACCGCCGGATGATTCACCGGATCCACGTCCCCACCGGCATAACGAACATTGATCAGCACTTGCGGGCACTTGCGCATCCCCTGCCGTGCTTCGGCAAGAGACTGACCACTGCGCTGCAGGGCAAGCAACACCTGGAGGGCGGAGACGATCGCGTCGCCCGTGGTCGTGAAATGATTGCAGACGATGTGACCGGAGTTTTCGCCGCCGAGGTTCCAGCCATGGGCCTGCAACTTACTCATCACATAGCGATCGCCGACCTTGGCTCGAACGAACGGAATATCGAGCGCCTTGAACGCCAGCTCCAGGCCCAGGTTACTCATCAGGGTGCCTACCACGCCGCCACTCAACTTGTCGCGACCATGAAGATCCCGGGCGATCAGGTAGATCAGTTCATCGCCATCCACCACGGCGCCGGTATGGTCGACCATCAGCACCCGATCGCCATCACCATCAAAGGCGATGCCAAGGTCCGCATTCTGGGCAACCACGGCTTCCTGCAGGCTACCCATGTGGGTGGAGCCGCAGTCGTCGTTGATGTTGAGGCCGTTGGGCTGCGCCGACAGCACACTCACCTGGGCGCCCAACTCGCGAAACACGCTGGGAGCGACCTTGTAGGTGGCGCCGTGGGCACAATCGACGACCAACTTGAGACCGGCGAAATCGGTATTGATCGGCGTCGTGCTCTTGCAGAACTCGATGTATCGGCCCGCCGCATCGTTGATCCGGGAAACCTTGCCCAGCTGAGCCGAGTCGACCACCGTCATCGGCTGATCCAGCAGCTCCTCGATCATCAGCTCGACTTCATCGGAGAGCTTGGTGCCCTTGCCGGAGAAGAACTTGATGCCGTTGTCGTGATGCGGGTTGTGCGAGGCACTGATGACAATGCCCGCATCAGCCAGGAAGGTACGGGTCAGATAGGCAATAGCCGGAGTCGGCATGGGACCAAGGAGCATGACGTCCGCGCCAGCGGCCAGCAAACCAGCTTCGAGGGCCGACTCGAACATATAGCCGGAAATCCGGGTGTCCTTGCCAATCAGAATGCGGCACTTGCCCTGCTTGCGGAACGCCATGCCCGCAGCCCATCCAAGCTTGAGCATGAAGTCCGGGGTAATCGGGAATTGCCCAACACGCCCGCGAATACCGTCGGTGCCAAAATACTTTCTGCTCATGAAA comes from the Pseudomonas sp. TCU-HL1 genome and includes:
- the rimP gene encoding ribosome maturation factor RimP — translated: MSSKLEQLQALLAPVVEALGYQCWGIEFLSQGRHSLLRIYIDHENGILVDDCEKVSRQISGVLDVEDPISSEYTLEVSSPGMDRPLFTLEQFAAHAGELVKIKLRSPFEGRRNFQGLLRGVEEQDVVVLIEDREFLLPIELIDKANIIPRFD
- the glmM gene encoding phosphoglucosamine mutase, whose translation is MSRKYFGTDGIRGRVGQFPITPDFMLKLGWAAGMAFRKQGKCRILIGKDTRISGYMFESALEAGLLAAGADVMLLGPMPTPAIAYLTRTFLADAGIVISASHNPHHDNGIKFFSGKGTKLSDEVELMIEELLDQPMTVVDSAQLGKVSRINDAAGRYIEFCKSTTPINTDFAGLKLVVDCAHGATYKVAPSVFRELGAQVSVLSAQPNGLNINDDCGSTHMGSLQEAVVAQNADLGIAFDGDGDRVLMVDHTGAVVDGDELIYLIARDLHGRDKLSGGVVGTLMSNLGLELAFKALDIPFVRAKVGDRYVMSKLQAHGWNLGGENSGHIVCNHFTTTGDAIVSALQVLLALQRSGQSLAEARQGMRKCPQVLINVRYAGGDVDPVNHPAVKDASARVTEQMAGRGRVLLRKSGTEPLVRVMVEGDDEKLVRGYAEELAKVVKEVCA
- the secG gene encoding preprotein translocase subunit SecG codes for the protein MLETVVIVVHLLVALGVVGLVLVQQGKGADAGASFGAGASATVFGSQGSATFLSRFTGILAAVFFITSLGLAYFAKEKAEALSNVGLPDPAALEVQPAKPAADDVPVLEEQKPATQSSDVPQAPEQK
- the tpiA gene encoding triose-phosphate isomerase, with amino-acid sequence MRRPLVAGNWKMHGTRASVAELIKGLRQLALPSGVEVAVMPPCLYINQVIQGLDGKSVAVGAQNCAVESVQGALTGEIAASQLVDVGCKLVLVGHSERRLILGESDEIVSRKFAAAQSCGLVPVLCVGETREEREAGKTLEVVGRQLGSVIEGLGVGAFAQAVIAYEPVWAIGTGLTASPQQAQEVHAAIRAQLSAVNAEVARGVRILYGGSVKAASAADLFGMPDIDGGLIGGASLNADEFGAICRAAGS